A genomic region of Rhodohalobacter sp. 614A contains the following coding sequences:
- a CDS encoding endonuclease/exonuclease/phosphatase family protein yields MTQKRSCSQAILLKNVLLICISLFCVESVAAQIVDASIRDIPKDSTFDVVTWNIEWFGSETNGPEDIELQMNNVIEVVKTMDADLYAFQEIVDKLLFFALDDSLENYNGFYASYAQSQKTAYLFKTSVIDSLDSGLLKAQQNEDNWAGGRFPLFFEFDVTLANQTLRVFSYNLHAKAFSDQNAYNQRRNAANSLKEYLDRSRYNASVIVLGDFNDMLTTSTFDERESPYSVFVEDNDYLKVTLPLEEQGFETYLPEEYNSFIDHIIVTNVLKNIHMHGEQMVASTDYIENFESTTSDHAPVWTRFDFTKNFEDRYEELPEEFLVGPNYPNPFNPSTTIPFELNELAEVSAAVYDIMGREIAVLSNDQPFNAGEHTLTFNAAGLTSGIYLFRLELSTGQTRTQKMTLIK; encoded by the coding sequence ATGACTCAAAAGCGTTCCTGTTCACAGGCTATTCTTCTGAAAAATGTTTTGTTGATCTGCATTTCTCTTTTCTGTGTTGAATCTGTTGCTGCCCAAATAGTTGATGCGTCCATTCGCGATATTCCGAAAGACAGTACATTTGATGTAGTCACCTGGAACATTGAATGGTTTGGCAGTGAAACCAATGGTCCAGAGGATATTGAACTGCAGATGAACAATGTGATTGAAGTGGTTAAAACCATGGATGCCGATCTTTATGCATTCCAGGAAATTGTTGATAAACTACTCTTTTTTGCACTGGATGACAGCCTGGAGAATTACAATGGTTTTTACGCCTCTTACGCTCAATCCCAAAAGACAGCCTATCTTTTTAAAACTTCCGTCATTGATTCTCTCGATTCCGGGTTACTGAAAGCTCAACAAAATGAAGACAACTGGGCTGGCGGAAGGTTTCCGCTTTTTTTCGAATTTGATGTAACTCTCGCCAATCAAACATTGCGTGTGTTTAGTTATAATCTTCATGCAAAAGCTTTCTCTGATCAGAATGCATACAATCAACGGAGGAATGCAGCCAATTCTCTGAAAGAATATCTGGATCGGTCGCGCTACAATGCGAGTGTAATTGTGCTTGGAGATTTTAATGATATGCTTACAACTTCTACCTTCGATGAAAGAGAATCTCCCTATTCAGTTTTTGTTGAAGATAATGATTATCTGAAGGTGACTCTGCCGCTGGAGGAACAGGGATTTGAGACATATCTTCCGGAAGAGTATAACAGCTTCATCGATCATATTATAGTGACCAACGTGTTGAAGAATATTCATATGCACGGTGAACAGATGGTTGCTTCAACTGATTATATTGAGAATTTTGAATCAACAACTTCTGACCATGCCCCGGTTTGGACACGCTTCGATTTCACCAAAAACTTTGAAGATCGTTATGAGGAACTTCCCGAAGAGTTCCTGGTTGGGCCAAATTATCCGAATCCGTTTAATCCATCTACGACCATACCATTTGAACTGAATGAACTGGCCGAAGTAAGTGCTGCTGTTTATGATATCATGGGAAGGGAGATCGCCGTTCTTTCAAATGATCAGCCATTTAATGCAGGAGAACACACACTGACATTTAATGCTGCCGGGCTGACAAGTGGAATTTATCTCTTCAGGCTGGAATTGAGTACGGGTCAGACACGAACTCAAAAAATGACTCTGATCAAATAA
- the gatB gene encoding Asp-tRNA(Asn)/Glu-tRNA(Gln) amidotransferase subunit GatB produces the protein MPTIDNEKYEAVIGLEVHAQLLTDSKAFAPVSSEYGGAPNTQVTPLCLGHPGTLPVLNENLVRYTIRMGLATNCKVAEKSIFARKNYFYPDLPKGYQISQYETPICYDGHIQIELEDYDKTIGITRIHMEEDAGKSIHDQDPYHTLIDLNRAGTPLIEIVSEPDMRTPREAYEYLKKIKQIVQYLEVCDGNMEEGSLRCDANVSIRPRGQKEFGTRTELKNMNSFRNVERALIYEIERQIDLVESGGEVIQQTLLWDPNKLETRQMRSKEEAHDYRYFPEPDLPPIIVTSDLLDEVKTELPELPDVRFERFIKELGLNADDAEILTESRYLADYFEEALDILDDPKAIANVILTEVLRVLNEKSISIQEFSISPEQLTELIQLKKDDKINSSAMQTIFNEMLESADSPLDLAKKLNLIQVSDTGFLEPIIEDVIESNPEEVQRYREGKKALIGFFIGQVMKESKGKANPKLVRELISKKLELN, from the coding sequence ATGCCTACAATTGACAATGAAAAATACGAGGCGGTTATAGGCCTCGAAGTTCATGCTCAACTTTTAACAGACAGTAAAGCTTTTGCGCCTGTTTCATCGGAATATGGTGGCGCTCCCAATACACAAGTAACACCGTTGTGCCTCGGGCATCCGGGAACTCTTCCTGTTTTGAACGAAAATCTTGTTCGTTATACGATCAGAATGGGGCTTGCCACTAATTGCAAAGTTGCTGAGAAATCGATCTTTGCCAGGAAAAATTATTTCTATCCCGATTTGCCGAAGGGTTATCAAATTTCCCAGTATGAAACGCCTATCTGTTATGACGGCCACATTCAAATCGAGCTTGAAGATTATGATAAGACCATTGGCATTACCCGGATTCACATGGAGGAAGATGCCGGAAAATCGATTCACGATCAGGATCCATATCACACATTAATTGACCTGAACCGAGCCGGTACACCTTTGATTGAAATTGTATCCGAACCGGATATGCGAACACCGCGGGAAGCCTACGAATATCTCAAGAAAATCAAGCAGATTGTTCAATACCTGGAAGTGTGTGACGGAAATATGGAAGAGGGAAGTTTGCGCTGTGATGCGAACGTTTCCATTCGTCCGCGAGGGCAGAAAGAGTTTGGTACGCGAACGGAATTGAAGAATATGAACTCGTTCAGAAATGTGGAACGGGCATTGATTTATGAAATTGAACGCCAGATTGATTTGGTTGAATCCGGCGGAGAAGTGATTCAGCAAACGCTTTTGTGGGATCCGAATAAATTGGAAACCCGCCAGATGCGATCGAAAGAGGAAGCCCACGATTACAGGTATTTCCCTGAGCCCGATCTTCCGCCAATTATTGTTACTTCCGATCTTCTGGATGAGGTGAAAACTGAATTGCCGGAATTGCCGGATGTTCGTTTTGAACGGTTTATAAAGGAATTAGGACTGAATGCCGATGATGCGGAAATTCTTACAGAATCACGATATTTGGCGGATTATTTTGAAGAAGCCTTAGATATTCTTGATGATCCGAAAGCCATTGCCAATGTGATTCTTACGGAAGTTCTCAGAGTTTTGAATGAGAAAAGCATTTCCATTCAGGAGTTTTCAATATCGCCGGAACAGCTTACCGAATTGATTCAGCTTAAAAAGGATGACAAGATCAATTCGTCAGCTATGCAAACTATTTTCAACGAAATGCTGGAAAGTGCCGATTCGCCATTGGATTTGGCTAAAAAATTAAATCTTATTCAGGTATCAGATACCGGTTTTTTGGAGCCGATTATTGAAGATGTAATCGAATCAAATCCTGAAGAAGTTCAGCGTTACAGGGAAGGTAAGAAAGCTTTGATCGGATTTTTCATCGGACAAGTGATGAAAGAATCGAAGGGCAAAGCAAATCCAAAACTGGTACGCGAACTAATTTCCAAGAAATTAGAATTGAATTAA
- a CDS encoding TlpA family protein disulfide reductase — protein MKAQSLFLFLLLLTVVSCSGDDETDEHSAIIEGQITVDPALDETRDYSGIELISTIRSSVNESDTLFHAITDSTGSFSGIASFSERNIYPLLITRNNNTFGIVNVVFAENDTIRITGQLPNINETVDVSSRENEVIEVFQRIERNFSRVARFINAGIMSPDSAALEVNKWSDIYWDIYEKYPDTYGAKLAGETSISMLSGLNDSLMVNRSEELLQNYHTLMPVTRETLLEYYAETSGLERALAFIEDLKSRTDQEDDLIDLEMERIELLYDSSQTVQANQVLDQFKETYAEHEMVMQWAEDISYDLEFLAPGSPFPNLNFQLVNGDSLRIQELQGNPFLIEITRFENPLYQQQFNRTVAIHQIYKNFGLDIVTVPLATTDVTMNAFFEERQRLWKVVQPNSFNADQLIERLNLNRVPTRFLVNSDGTIIRRYVAEEYDDIVRGLQQITTQTEE, from the coding sequence ATGAAAGCTCAAAGTTTATTTCTTTTTTTGCTGTTGCTAACAGTTGTTTCATGCTCGGGGGATGATGAAACGGACGAACATTCAGCGATTATCGAAGGACAGATTACTGTAGATCCGGCACTCGATGAAACGAGAGATTACAGCGGGATTGAACTCATTTCAACCATTCGTTCATCTGTCAATGAAAGCGATACTCTTTTTCATGCCATAACTGATTCGACCGGCAGCTTCTCCGGAATAGCGTCATTTTCAGAGAGGAATATTTATCCGCTGCTAATCACCAGAAATAACAATACGTTTGGGATCGTAAATGTTGTTTTCGCTGAAAATGATACGATACGAATCACTGGACAATTGCCCAACATTAATGAGACGGTTGATGTCTCATCCCGCGAGAATGAAGTTATTGAGGTATTTCAGCGAATAGAAAGAAACTTTTCGCGGGTGGCTAGATTTATTAATGCCGGAATTATGTCCCCGGATAGTGCGGCACTTGAGGTCAATAAATGGAGCGATATTTATTGGGATATTTATGAGAAATATCCAGATACCTATGGCGCCAAGCTGGCCGGTGAAACATCGATTTCTATGCTAAGCGGACTTAACGATTCCCTGATGGTTAATCGGTCGGAAGAATTATTGCAGAACTATCATACCCTGATGCCTGTAACTAGGGAGACACTTCTTGAATATTATGCCGAAACAAGTGGTTTAGAACGTGCGCTTGCATTTATTGAAGATCTAAAAAGCCGTACAGATCAGGAGGATGATCTAATTGATCTTGAAATGGAACGAATTGAACTTCTGTATGACAGTTCACAAACAGTGCAGGCAAACCAGGTTCTTGATCAGTTTAAAGAAACGTATGCCGAGCACGAAATGGTGATGCAATGGGCCGAGGATATAAGTTACGACCTGGAATTTCTTGCCCCGGGTTCTCCTTTTCCCAACCTGAACTTTCAACTTGTGAATGGAGATTCCCTCCGTATTCAGGAATTGCAGGGAAATCCTTTTTTAATTGAGATTACAAGATTTGAAAATCCACTATATCAACAGCAGTTTAACAGAACGGTTGCCATTCACCAGATTTATAAAAACTTTGGGTTAGATATAGTAACCGTTCCCTTAGCTACAACAGATGTAACCATGAATGCTTTCTTTGAAGAACGCCAACGTTTGTGGAAAGTAGTTCAACCCAACTCATTTAATGCGGACCAATTAATTGAACGTTTAAATTTAAACCGGGTCCCGACAAGATTTTTAGTCAACAGCGACGGTACCATTATCAGGAGATATGTAGCTGAAGAATATGATGACATCGTTCGCGGACTACAACAAATAACAACTCAAACAGAAGAATAA
- the tpiA gene encoding triose-phosphate isomerase — protein sequence MRTLLIAGNWKMNAGPTEAKELAESMVAAREGKDDSQDLLICPPFISIPAVAEAFSGSNFKVGAQNVSTEDNGAYTGEISTSMLKDAGCEYVIVGHSERREYYHEDDSLVAEKALKVLKDGLKVIVCVGEKLEERKSGNHEKVVKNQVEAVIKQVDKSNADNFVIAYEPVWAIGTGETATPEQAQEMHAFIRGLLSEVWGDDEAEKIRILYGGSMKPGNADELLSQKDVDGGLIGGASLKADSFSGIIDIAESI from the coding sequence ATGAGAACTTTATTAATAGCCGGAAACTGGAAAATGAATGCAGGCCCAACCGAAGCTAAAGAATTGGCTGAAAGCATGGTTGCTGCAAGAGAGGGTAAAGATGATTCACAAGATTTGTTGATTTGTCCACCGTTTATATCGATACCGGCAGTAGCTGAAGCATTTAGCGGTTCCAATTTTAAAGTTGGCGCACAAAATGTATCCACAGAGGATAACGGTGCTTATACCGGAGAAATCAGCACATCCATGTTGAAGGACGCCGGATGTGAATACGTTATTGTAGGCCACTCCGAAAGAAGAGAATATTACCATGAAGATGATTCATTGGTAGCAGAAAAAGCTTTGAAAGTTTTAAAAGACGGACTGAAAGTCATCGTCTGTGTAGGTGAAAAACTTGAAGAAAGAAAAAGCGGAAACCATGAAAAAGTTGTAAAAAACCAGGTTGAAGCTGTCATCAAACAAGTGGATAAGAGCAATGCTGATAACTTTGTAATTGCTTACGAACCCGTCTGGGCAATTGGTACCGGCGAAACTGCCACCCCCGAGCAAGCACAGGAAATGCACGCGTTCATCCGCGGATTACTCTCTGAAGTATGGGGAGACGATGAAGCTGAAAAAATTCGTATTTTATACGGAGGCAGTATGAAACCGGGCAATGCTGATGAGTTACTTTCCCAAAAAGACGTGGATGGCGGACTAATTGGCGGAGCCAGCCTGAAAGCAGACAGTTTCAGCGGAATTATTGATATTGCTGAATCAATATAG
- the purD gene encoding phosphoribosylamine--glycine ligase, whose protein sequence is MDTYNVLLIGGGGREHSIAWKLSQSDKLGKLYTAPGNPGTAQFGTNVKIDPLNFEEVETFVLENKIELVVVGPEAPLVAGIADYLTEKNIPVFGPRTSAAMLEGSKEFAKDFMMKYEIPTADYAVFSADEFDDALKFIQLKDSYPIVLKADGLAGGKGVFICDSEEEVQKRLNKIKNDQSLSGAADRLVVEEFMEGEEASVFVISDGHTSHIIHNAQDHKRIGEGDTGLNTGGMGAYCPAPVVTDEVLAVVKEKIIDPTIAGMQLEESAYLGILYVGLMITEDGPKVVEYNCRFGDPECQAILPPLENDLLDLFLATTQQRLDEKSIQISNKHYCCVVLSSDGYPVEYEKGKEITGIENVDEDTFVFHAGTTLKDGKLVTNGGRVLNVVGSGHTLQQAIDKTYENVERIQFENRYYRKDIGHKGLRRN, encoded by the coding sequence ATGGATACTTATAATGTTTTATTAATTGGCGGTGGAGGGAGAGAGCACTCCATCGCCTGGAAATTGAGTCAATCGGATAAACTCGGGAAACTGTACACAGCTCCGGGTAATCCGGGGACGGCTCAATTCGGGACCAACGTAAAAATCGATCCGTTAAACTTCGAGGAAGTTGAAACATTCGTTCTAGAAAATAAAATTGAGCTTGTCGTTGTTGGCCCGGAAGCTCCTTTGGTAGCAGGAATTGCCGACTATCTTACAGAGAAAAATATCCCGGTATTTGGTCCCAGAACCTCAGCGGCGATGCTTGAGGGTAGTAAGGAGTTTGCCAAGGATTTCATGATGAAATATGAAATTCCCACTGCCGACTACGCAGTGTTCAGTGCTGATGAGTTTGACGATGCCCTGAAGTTTATCCAGCTTAAAGATTCTTATCCGATCGTATTGAAAGCTGACGGACTTGCCGGCGGTAAAGGAGTCTTTATTTGCGACAGTGAAGAGGAAGTGCAAAAAAGACTCAATAAAATCAAAAATGACCAGTCCCTTTCCGGTGCAGCCGATCGATTGGTCGTTGAGGAATTCATGGAAGGAGAAGAAGCATCCGTTTTTGTAATTTCAGATGGTCACACATCTCATATTATTCATAATGCGCAGGATCATAAACGTATTGGAGAAGGAGATACAGGTTTAAATACAGGCGGGATGGGTGCCTACTGTCCCGCGCCCGTTGTTACGGATGAGGTTCTTGCCGTAGTCAAAGAAAAAATTATCGATCCGACCATTGCCGGAATGCAACTCGAAGAATCTGCTTATTTAGGAATTCTTTATGTTGGGTTGATGATAACCGAAGACGGCCCTAAAGTGGTCGAATATAATTGCCGCTTTGGTGATCCCGAATGCCAGGCAATTCTTCCTCCTTTGGAAAACGACCTTTTGGATCTGTTTCTTGCTACGACTCAACAAAGGCTGGATGAAAAATCTATTCAAATCAGCAACAAGCATTATTGCTGTGTTGTGTTGAGCAGCGATGGCTATCCTGTTGAATATGAAAAAGGAAAGGAAATCACAGGGATAGAAAATGTTGATGAAGATACTTTTGTTTTTCATGCCGGTACGACTCTAAAAGACGGAAAACTGGTGACCAATGGCGGACGGGTTTTAAATGTTGTAGGAAGTGGACACACCCTTCAGCAGGCCATTGATAAAACCTACGAAAATGTCGAACGAATTCAGTTTGAGAATCGATACTATCGCAAAGATATTGGGCACAAGGGCCTTCGTAGAAACTGA
- a CDS encoding LuxE/PaaK family acyltransferase: protein MKNPEKAIELIFDSSISFEKRCKTVFQFQVENSPIFKRFVEPFGLRANDHPASYEIPLLPIRGFKDGKIITQLNREPELTFKSSGTSDMSLSVHRVLSQKIYEAAILKEFQTYFPFEDYIVLFHLPGYDQNPHSSLIWMAKYLIESDPSGDSQFVSKEDLENLDFRFPDRKKKFLLFGAAFGLMDFLDSSKFNPIDDLEILETGGMKTHRREMTKPELRRALSDGFEIPLENIHSEYGMCELLSQMYAIGEEWFQTPHWVQVSIRDPKNPSRICDVGEEGKIGIIDLANVYSCSFILTDDRGVMNETGLFKVLGRWNSEDLRGCNFLIDHE, encoded by the coding sequence ATGAAAAATCCAGAGAAAGCAATCGAACTGATTTTCGATTCATCCATTTCGTTTGAGAAAAGATGTAAGACAGTCTTTCAATTTCAGGTTGAAAACAGCCCGATTTTTAAACGATTTGTTGAACCATTTGGGTTACGTGCGAATGATCATCCAGCTTCGTACGAAATTCCACTCTTACCAATTCGTGGTTTTAAAGATGGGAAAATCATCACTCAATTAAATAGAGAACCAGAACTTACCTTCAAAAGCAGTGGCACTTCAGATATGAGCCTTAGTGTTCACAGAGTTCTGAGCCAGAAAATTTATGAGGCTGCAATTCTAAAAGAGTTTCAAACGTACTTTCCGTTTGAGGACTATATCGTTCTTTTTCATTTACCAGGATATGACCAGAATCCTCACTCATCTTTGATATGGATGGCGAAATATCTGATTGAAAGTGATCCTTCCGGTGATAGTCAGTTTGTATCAAAAGAAGATTTAGAGAATCTGGATTTTCGATTTCCAGACAGAAAAAAGAAATTCCTTCTGTTTGGAGCGGCTTTTGGGTTGATGGATTTTCTTGATTCTTCCAAATTCAATCCGATAGATGATTTAGAAATCCTGGAAACAGGGGGGATGAAAACCCATCGCCGGGAAATGACAAAACCAGAGCTTCGTCGGGCTCTCTCAGATGGTTTTGAAATACCACTTGAAAACATTCATTCGGAATATGGAATGTGTGAGCTCCTCAGCCAAATGTATGCAATAGGAGAGGAGTGGTTCCAAACTCCGCATTGGGTTCAGGTTTCTATTCGTGATCCCAAAAATCCATCTCGAATTTGTGACGTTGGGGAAGAGGGAAAAATCGGAATTATTGATTTAGCAAATGTCTATTCCTGTTCGTTTATTTTAACTGATGACAGAGGAGTAATGAATGAGACTGGCCTTTTTAAAGTCTTAGGGCGATGGAATTCCGAAGATTTACGCGGTTGTAATTTTTTGATCGATCATGAGTGA
- a CDS encoding acyl-CoA reductase, translating into MSDLQKHIARVSTAIDEWLQPDNADLKKAIDQTVEEDLFSFEDIKHQILVLKSTLQQKNLEIWAKRSGLQLNSLNQKKILCLHAGNLPLVGLQDLLAVVLAGGNYHGKISKKDPHLLPSLLSKFAEFDLIKKKQWSRHLNEFAGNQMDAVLFAGSESSSVEVKSSLKSLKIMDEFTPTLMRTAHFSIAFIEDNHPQTMEDLTEAIFRYGGTGCRSVAIVVAPFHLNDEKCGYTDYVESFWLKNPQHKKPDESLFHRYAYNRALEIPQAWLNDFLIEQNVSIPNQKFLLFWVKGDMNTLEELVEKYRNGLQSVYSTADHIGKEIRTFRIEPLSQAQSPPIWWKPDQVDTIEWLQKKVAHL; encoded by the coding sequence ATGAGTGATTTGCAAAAACATATTGCGAGAGTTTCAACAGCTATTGATGAATGGCTGCAGCCGGATAATGCTGATCTCAAAAAGGCAATTGATCAAACCGTGGAAGAAGATCTGTTTAGTTTTGAGGATATCAAACATCAGATCCTCGTTCTGAAATCAACTCTTCAACAAAAGAATCTGGAAATATGGGCGAAGCGATCGGGGTTGCAACTCAACTCGCTCAATCAAAAAAAAATCTTATGTCTGCATGCCGGAAATTTGCCTCTTGTAGGACTTCAGGATTTATTGGCTGTAGTTTTAGCTGGAGGCAATTATCACGGAAAAATATCGAAGAAAGATCCTCATTTACTGCCATCACTTTTAAGCAAGTTTGCTGAATTCGATCTGATCAAAAAAAAACAATGGAGCCGGCATCTGAATGAATTCGCCGGGAATCAAATGGATGCGGTATTATTTGCCGGCTCGGAATCATCGTCGGTTGAAGTAAAATCATCTCTAAAATCTTTGAAAATTATGGATGAATTTACGCCAACATTAATGCGAACAGCCCATTTTTCCATCGCTTTTATTGAAGATAATCATCCCCAAACCATGGAAGATTTGACAGAAGCTATCTTTCGATATGGCGGAACAGGTTGCAGATCGGTTGCCATAGTTGTGGCTCCGTTTCATTTGAATGATGAAAAATGTGGTTATACCGATTATGTGGAATCATTTTGGCTTAAGAATCCCCAACACAAAAAACCGGATGAATCCCTTTTTCATCGATATGCTTATAATCGAGCTTTAGAAATTCCGCAGGCATGGCTGAATGATTTTTTAATTGAACAAAATGTTTCTATCCCGAATCAAAAATTCCTCCTTTTTTGGGTGAAAGGAGATATGAATACTTTAGAAGAACTGGTTGAGAAATATAGGAATGGACTTCAATCCGTTTATTCTACTGCCGATCATATCGGGAAAGAAATAAGAACATTTCGGATTGAGCCGTTATCCCAGGCACAGTCGCCTCCAATATGGTGGAAACCAGACCAAGTGGATACTATTGAGTGGCTTCAAAAAAAAGTGGCACATCTTTGA
- a CDS encoding ThuA domain-containing protein → MARSIILLTLITILFSSLSFAQNDEAEPENSVLLFTKTEGWRHASIEPGAMAVKKLGQENGFSVIWTEDTYSFSEENLAKYDAVIFLNTTLDVLDTPEQNAFENYIQNGGGFVGMHAAADTEYNWQWYGDLVGGWFNSHPGNPNVRDATVLLVDGNHPATEHLPNEWDRADEWYNYKYFNKDTKTLLELDTNSYEGSEHPGNHPISWYHEYDGGRAFYTGLGHTSESFSEEAYLKHILGGIKYAMGVADAE, encoded by the coding sequence ATGGCTCGATCTATAATTTTACTAACACTTATTACGATACTTTTTTCGTCATTGTCATTTGCCCAGAATGATGAAGCAGAACCGGAAAATTCCGTTTTACTATTTACAAAAACAGAAGGTTGGAGACATGCATCGATTGAACCGGGAGCGATGGCTGTTAAAAAATTGGGCCAGGAAAATGGCTTCAGCGTAATATGGACCGAAGATACCTATAGCTTCTCTGAAGAAAATCTCGCTAAATATGACGCCGTCATTTTCCTGAATACCACCCTTGATGTTTTGGATACTCCGGAACAGAATGCTTTTGAAAATTACATCCAAAATGGAGGCGGTTTTGTTGGAATGCATGCTGCTGCCGATACTGAATATAACTGGCAATGGTATGGAGATTTAGTTGGCGGTTGGTTTAATAGCCATCCAGGTAATCCTAATGTTAGAGATGCAACTGTACTTTTGGTTGATGGAAATCATCCGGCTACTGAGCACCTTCCAAATGAATGGGACCGCGCCGATGAATGGTACAATTACAAGTATTTTAATAAAGACACAAAAACACTTCTTGAATTGGATACAAACAGTTATGAAGGGAGCGAGCATCCTGGCAATCATCCAATATCATGGTATCATGAATATGATGGCGGGAGAGCTTTTTATACCGGTCTGGGACATACAAGCGAATCATTTTCTGAAGAAGCTTATTTAAAGCATATTCTCGGCGGCATTAAATATGCGATGGGAGTGGCTGACGCAGAGTAA
- the holA gene encoding DNA polymerase III subunit delta: protein MARNSSLDTFRNLYNTLRKRESIKPVYYLYGEESFLIDMLQEEIEKLIPQEQKDFNFDLIYGGESSTANVLNIAQSYPMMAEKRIVIVRDFLKLNDNFEGEGIKEFTGYFENPIPTTILCLIDTKFPDKRRDPGKYLNKNKDNGKFSIHEFEKIDERNLADWIIDWARHSHKRQINPDAAQVLGQLVGSDLKLLSSEIDKLCTFVDTSEPIEVGHVKKITQSYRDFNVIELKNAVIKRDLDQALRIAEQMLLKSNNSTGEIIKTVGFFYSVFSNIWQICRLTEKGLNKQQVQDQLNIRSNYIFNIQYQEASSFRLAEMPNIFEALLDADSAAKGFSTLDTPSIFLLLIKRIIG, encoded by the coding sequence TTGGCCAGAAATAGCAGCTTAGATACATTTCGAAATCTTTATAACACTCTCAGAAAAAGAGAATCCATAAAGCCCGTTTACTATCTCTATGGGGAGGAATCTTTCCTGATTGATATGCTTCAGGAAGAGATTGAAAAATTGATCCCTCAAGAGCAGAAAGATTTCAATTTCGATCTGATTTATGGAGGTGAATCTTCCACGGCCAATGTTTTGAACATCGCCCAAAGTTATCCGATGATGGCAGAAAAGCGTATTGTTATTGTCAGGGACTTTTTGAAGCTTAATGACAATTTTGAAGGAGAGGGGATTAAGGAATTCACCGGTTATTTCGAAAATCCAATTCCTACAACGATTCTCTGTTTAATTGACACTAAATTTCCGGATAAAAGAAGAGATCCCGGAAAGTATCTTAACAAGAATAAGGACAACGGAAAATTTTCCATCCATGAGTTTGAAAAAATCGATGAGAGAAATCTGGCCGACTGGATTATTGATTGGGCACGCCATTCTCATAAACGCCAGATTAATCCGGACGCGGCACAGGTTTTAGGCCAACTTGTAGGTTCGGATTTAAAATTATTGTCCTCTGAAATAGATAAACTGTGTACTTTTGTGGACACTTCTGAGCCTATTGAAGTTGGGCACGTAAAAAAAATTACACAATCATATCGCGATTTTAACGTCATAGAGCTAAAAAATGCGGTAATTAAGAGAGATTTAGATCAAGCCCTACGAATTGCGGAACAGATGTTGCTTAAAAGTAATAACAGCACGGGTGAAATAATTAAAACCGTGGGGTTCTTTTACAGTGTGTTTAGTAATATCTGGCAAATTTGTCGTTTGACAGAAAAAGGCTTGAACAAACAGCAGGTTCAGGATCAATTGAATATTAGAAGTAATTACATCTTTAATATTCAATATCAGGAAGCCTCAAGTTTCAGGCTCGCAGAAATGCCAAATATTTTTGAAGCCTTGCTGGACGCAGACAGCGCAGCAAAAGGATTCAGCACTCTGGACACCCCATCAATATTTCTCCTGCTGATAAAACGCATCATCGGCTAA
- a CDS encoding sigma-70 family RNA polymerase sigma factor, whose translation MDGATVAQLRNMNDEDVMEQLQDGVMQAFDIIVHRYKDRLHNFLYRYTHNHEDCEDLVQETFLRVYRSRYSYQRIAKLSTWIYTIALNLAKSMYKKKQRMSLVSIHADESDPDDREMEITDMNILQDDKLHLKNSMNELEKALTELNDDFKEVIILRDIQQLTYEEISEITGAAMGTVKSRINRARNQLQELIGDYVQPETF comes from the coding sequence ATGGACGGTGCAACAGTAGCTCAGCTTCGCAATATGAACGATGAAGATGTAATGGAACAACTTCAGGACGGTGTGATGCAAGCATTTGATATCATAGTTCACAGGTACAAAGATAGACTCCATAATTTTCTTTATCGTTACACACACAATCATGAAGATTGTGAAGATCTTGTGCAGGAAACATTCCTGCGGGTTTATCGAAGCCGCTATTCTTACCAGCGGATTGCCAAGCTCTCTACGTGGATTTATACAATTGCATTGAACCTTGCTAAAAGCATGTACAAGAAAAAGCAACGAATGAGCCTGGTTTCTATACATGCTGATGAATCAGATCCTGATGACCGGGAAATGGAAATTACAGATATGAATATTCTTCAGGATGATAAACTTCATCTGAAAAATTCCATGAATGAACTGGAAAAAGCTTTAACAGAGCTTAATGATGATTTCAAGGAAGTGATTATCCTGAGAGATATTCAACAATTAACCTATGAGGAGATCTCCGAAATTACAGGAGCTGCCATGGGTACGGTGAAATCCAGAATTAACCGAGCCAGAAATCAACTTCAAGAGTTGATTGGAGATTACGTACAGCCGGAAACATTTTAA